In the Campylobacter showae genome, one interval contains:
- a CDS encoding Crp/Fnr family transcriptional regulator: MSGDELKDTIRRRFTSKFTLSAQDEEAVLKSATLRSFKKGERIYLKDGCLGYAIIISGRAHGLVSTSNFKEITVFNLQDGDSCMLCGFCSLGALQAEINLQIEDDVRMILIPREIFKSLRENYPQVANHALELMATRFSSAITAMDQTLFLPLARRIINFLEQNGAKNGLKITHEQIANDIASAREAVSRALKEMQKKGLVELKRGVVTLR; encoded by the coding sequence ATGTCTGGAGACGAGCTAAAAGATACGATAAGGCGGCGGTTTACGTCTAAATTTACGCTTAGTGCGCAGGATGAAGAGGCGGTGCTAAAAAGCGCGACGTTAAGAAGCTTTAAAAAAGGCGAGAGGATATACCTAAAAGACGGCTGCCTTGGTTACGCGATCATCATAAGCGGGCGTGCGCACGGGCTGGTTAGCACGAGTAATTTTAAAGAGATCACCGTCTTTAACCTGCAAGACGGCGATAGCTGCATGCTGTGTGGCTTTTGTTCGCTAGGAGCGCTACAAGCGGAGATAAATTTACAAATCGAAGATGACGTGCGGATGATTTTGATACCAAGAGAGATCTTTAAGAGTCTACGCGAAAACTATCCGCAGGTGGCAAATCACGCGCTAGAGCTCATGGCGACGCGATTTAGCTCGGCGATAACCGCTATGGATCAGACGCTGTTTTTGCCTCTAGCTCGGAGAATAATAAATTTCCTCGAGCAAAACGGCGCGAAAAACGGGCTAAAGATCACGCACGAACAGATCGCAAACGACATCGCCAGCGCGCGAGAAGCAGTATCAAGAGCGCTAAAAGAGATGCAGAAAAAGGGGCTCGTCGAGCTAAAACGCGGAGTCGTGACGTTAAGGTGA
- a CDS encoding acyl-CoA thioesterase: protein MEKTLEGMGEPRMKQVALPKDTNSAGNIFGGWILSQIDLAGAQAAREVAPERVVTISMQEIIFKQPVFVGDVVSCYAKITDVGNTSIKTKIEVTAQRLNAAGFRECIHVTSAIATYVSVTKDGAKKPIDLELKKAHGF, encoded by the coding sequence ATGGAAAAAACATTAGAAGGCATGGGCGAACCGCGCATGAAGCAGGTCGCCTTGCCAAAAGACACCAACTCCGCTGGCAACATTTTTGGCGGCTGGATACTAAGCCAGATCGACCTTGCGGGCGCTCAGGCCGCGCGCGAAGTAGCTCCGGAGCGCGTCGTGACAATCTCGATGCAAGAGATTATATTTAAACAACCCGTTTTCGTCGGCGACGTCGTGAGCTGCTACGCCAAGATAACGGACGTGGGCAACACCTCAATCAAAACCAAGATCGAAGTCACGGCGCAGCGGCTAAATGCGGCGGGCTTTCGCGAGTGCATACACGTGACATCCGCGATCGCGACCTACGTGAGCGTGACCAAAGACGGCGCAAAAAAACCGATCGATCTGGAGCTAAAAAAAGCGCACGGGTTTTGA
- a CDS encoding SLAC1 anion channel family protein — protein sequence MKTQDEKSSWLQHFPIMFYTVVMGLGGLALAYERLNLIFDISGAVFEILRGAASLAYALICACYAAKLIRYPGACKAEFFHPVRVNFFAAFSIGTLLVASLWRDFAPVYDALFCVGVAFQTFITLHVVSFWIKNNVQIAHSNPAWFIPIVGNLFVPLAAPAASELAWYYFAIGIFFWPVLFAVLFYRIIFHDQMPQKFIPTLFIVIAPPAMAFLDYVKLTGGFDATAKIMLYVTLFFALLILFMFKSFLRLKFFLSWWAFTFPTAAASIAFLRAFEFNGIKFFLFAGATGFAILCVFIGIVGFCTLKAMRRGEICVPE from the coding sequence ATGAAAACGCAGGACGAAAAATCAAGCTGGCTACAGCACTTTCCGATCATGTTTTACACCGTAGTTATGGGGCTTGGCGGGCTAGCTCTCGCATACGAGCGGTTAAATTTGATCTTTGATATCTCAGGCGCGGTTTTTGAGATTTTACGCGGCGCGGCGAGTCTAGCATACGCGCTCATCTGCGCTTGTTACGCGGCAAAGCTGATCAGATACCCAGGGGCTTGCAAGGCGGAGTTTTTCCACCCGGTGCGCGTAAATTTTTTCGCCGCATTTTCGATCGGCACGCTGCTAGTCGCCTCACTCTGGCGGGACTTCGCGCCAGTTTACGATGCGCTTTTTTGCGTGGGCGTAGCGTTTCAGACCTTTATCACGCTGCACGTCGTCTCCTTTTGGATCAAAAATAACGTCCAGATCGCGCACTCAAACCCCGCGTGGTTTATCCCGATCGTGGGCAACCTCTTCGTCCCGCTAGCAGCGCCCGCCGCGAGCGAGCTTGCGTGGTATTATTTTGCGATCGGGATATTTTTTTGGCCCGTGCTTTTTGCGGTTTTGTTTTACCGCATCATATTTCACGACCAGATGCCGCAGAAATTTATCCCGACGCTTTTTATCGTGATCGCGCCGCCTGCGATGGCGTTTTTGGACTACGTCAAGCTCACCGGCGGTTTTGACGCGACGGCGAAGATCATGCTCTACGTCACGCTATTTTTCGCGCTTCTCATCCTTTTTATGTTTAAAAGCTTTTTGCGGCTTAAATTTTTCCTCTCGTGGTGGGCGTTTACCTTTCCGACGGCTGCGGCTAGCATAGCGTTTTTACGAGCGTTCGAGTTTAACGGGATCAAATTTTTCTTATTTGCGGGAGCGACGGGTTTTGCTATCTTATGCGTTTTTATAGGTATCGTGGGCTTTTGCACGTTAAAAGCGATGCGGCGCGGCGAAATTTGCGTGCCTGAGTGA
- a CDS encoding DUF2892 domain-containing protein, translating to MLSKKTRIIRALIGLAIMIVGAVFSSWWGLVGLVPFIVGVTGFCPACYFLNRCSLKH from the coding sequence ATGCTAAGTAAAAAAACTAGGATAATAAGAGCGCTGATTGGGCTAGCGATAATGATCGTGGGAGCGGTGTTTAGCAGCTGGTGGGGGCTGGTTGGGCTCGTGCCGTTTATCGTGGGCGTCACGGGATTTTGCCCCGCTTGCTACTTTTTAAACCGCTGTTCGCTAAAGCATTAA
- a CDS encoding NAD(P)/FAD-dependent oxidoreductase — translation MQSIDRRGVLKILGAAGLAAAGVAGASKLNAGENADIRANILIIGGGLGGISLAAKLRRDMPNAEITILDKDEYFYYQPGFTLIAAGHYLPEDITYEKSNLIPDGVKWIKQNAVSIGPAANSVKLEDGSNLSYDYLVIASGAEYEFESVKGLSADDIGSDNVTSIYTIPGAVAMSGIMKKVGKEGGKIVFSDNKTPMKCSGANKKVTLLTEDMARNLGNRDKLDISIYSGARTVFSAPIYAKMIEGMLEERDVKYFTSHQLVEVDKSTNIAVFEHAMPYRENGENKLAKELVEVKFNYLHLVPRMKASKIYADAGLSVEKGDVAGNWISLTRETLQHSKFKNIFAIGDVCGFPAGKTGASIRKMYPVLAQNLADVIKGREPSARYGGYTACPLLTKFGKAVMVEFNWTGKPEPTIACMGATRESYLNWAMKLYMMKPMVMQGMIRGLA, via the coding sequence ATGCAAAGCATCGACAGAAGAGGCGTCTTGAAAATTTTAGGCGCGGCGGGGTTAGCGGCGGCGGGAGTCGCAGGGGCTAGCAAGCTAAATGCTGGAGAAAATGCGGACATCCGCGCAAATATCCTAATAATCGGTGGCGGTCTAGGCGGCATCAGCCTAGCGGCGAAACTACGACGAGATATGCCAAATGCCGAAATAACCATCCTTGATAAGGACGAGTACTTCTACTATCAGCCCGGCTTTACGCTCATCGCAGCCGGTCACTATCTGCCCGAAGACATAACCTACGAAAAATCAAATTTGATCCCGGACGGCGTAAAATGGATAAAGCAAAATGCCGTATCCATTGGTCCAGCGGCAAATTCCGTCAAGCTAGAGGACGGGTCAAATTTAAGCTACGACTACCTCGTGATAGCTAGCGGAGCGGAGTATGAGTTTGAGAGCGTAAAAGGGCTTAGCGCCGACGATATCGGTAGCGACAACGTGACTTCTATCTATACGATCCCAGGCGCCGTTGCTATGTCCGGCATAATGAAAAAAGTCGGCAAAGAAGGCGGCAAGATAGTCTTTAGCGACAACAAAACACCGATGAAGTGCTCGGGCGCAAATAAAAAAGTAACGTTGCTAACCGAAGATATGGCGCGAAATTTAGGCAACAGAGACAAGCTTGATATCTCGATATACTCGGGTGCGCGCACGGTATTTTCCGCTCCGATTTATGCTAAAATGATAGAAGGGATGCTGGAGGAGCGAGACGTGAAGTATTTTACCTCGCATCAGCTGGTTGAGGTGGATAAAAGTACCAATATAGCGGTATTTGAGCACGCTATGCCGTACCGCGAAAACGGCGAAAATAAACTCGCTAAAGAGCTAGTCGAAGTAAAATTTAACTACCTACACCTAGTGCCTCGCATGAAGGCTTCTAAAATCTACGCCGATGCAGGGCTAAGCGTAGAAAAGGGCGATGTGGCGGGCAACTGGATTAGCCTCACGCGCGAGACGCTACAACACTCGAAATTTAAAAATATATTTGCTATCGGCGACGTTTGCGGATTTCCCGCCGGTAAAACCGGAGCTAGTATACGCAAGATGTATCCAGTGCTGGCGCAAAATCTAGCCGACGTCATAAAAGGACGCGAACCGAGTGCTAGATACGGCGGCTACACCGCGTGCCCGCTGCTAACGAAATTCGGCAAAGCGGTGATGGTGGAGTTTAACTGGACGGGCAAGCCCGAGCCTACGATAGCGTGCATGGGCGCGACTCGCGAGAGCTACCTAAACTGGGCGATGAAGCTATATATGATGAAGCCGATGGTCATGCAAGGCATGATAAGAGGTCTAGCATAA
- a CDS encoding DUF5339 family protein, translated as MKKSLLFVALCAFAGQLAAAEMPAACEEYKKVSYDFIDSMAKQAEAQGKKDFDAAATKKEFEADYASIKKMSKEEQESTCNQGIAEVKELENMLKMMGSIK; from the coding sequence ATGAAAAAATCACTGCTTTTCGTCGCGCTTTGCGCTTTTGCCGGACAGCTTGCGGCTGCTGAGATGCCTGCTGCTTGCGAGGAGTACAAAAAGGTTTCTTACGATTTCATCGATTCGATGGCAAAACAAGCGGAGGCTCAGGGCAAAAAGGACTTTGACGCTGCCGCAACGAAAAAAGAGTTTGAGGCCGACTACGCGAGCATAAAAAAGATGAGCAAAGAGGAGCAAGAATCTACGTGCAACCAAGGCATAGCCGAGGTAAAAGAGCTTGAAAATATGCTAAAAATGATGGGATCGATAAAGTAA
- a CDS encoding DUF2892 domain-containing protein, with product MQNVGILDKTIRLVIAAVWIYAFGFVCECWLWLVGLVPLLTAVYGYCPLYKFFGINTCKKCKNKERKTQC from the coding sequence ATGCAAAACGTCGGGATTTTAGATAAAACTATCCGCCTAGTGATCGCTGCGGTTTGGATATACGCATTTGGGTTCGTCTGCGAGTGCTGGCTGTGGCTGGTCGGACTCGTGCCGCTACTGACGGCTGTTTACGGTTATTGTCCTCTTTATAAATTTTTTGGTATAAATACGTGTAAAAAATGCAAAAACAAAGAGAGGAAAACGCAATGCTAA
- the ciaB gene encoding invasion protein CiaB, which translates to MNDFKRLNELVAAGKDELNAMYRQLDNPSEVVQNMLKIAGFKGQKSEKVAVLRRIVDLKVEPLENELKKQGREEAEIGRIKDEAFELVREFYEACFEKLLARIKEEKIIDDFYLALLSGMHGAGLAMNAWQSAWDRQILQTTNKEFEAKFASMADAIKFIDENGLYQKDGDEKGERSYGAVLKNGEKYAFAPYAAAFENEVKRVADALDELIKNLKMLALNDEQRAYVRYFEKLKAAFCEQENDRAIPAWQDAERAWMNVKGPLQPGHPLEYYEDAYTHAVALEWDVRLAGASDFDEEEFKKGVIRAYEQICRECGIEDALLARQVTQNVARTQTYISVPMIYYGAELNGLFSAQVVPNDETVSKERGKKIFAFVEHVYESAKARPFMKLSGEIFSREFLDYGREILFKKPQIWKKTYEISTIGHEFGHILFVGTDTEKAMNADGEFKFIEEYKATTGGLVNFFIGGDASYEMSVFHELIARAVGLIAWREVDEVRAYYCEGLIHLSLLFDSGALSFADSALVVKFDREHYAKFKEICLANYKNLALHYARRAPAGEFLAKFCDKEGKSYLPKHAQARAFVEHYYARYKAIGNELDESGEWEKWQAGER; encoded by the coding sequence GTGAACGATTTTAAAAGATTAAACGAGCTAGTAGCGGCCGGTAAAGACGAGCTAAACGCGATGTATCGGCAGCTAGATAACCCTAGCGAGGTCGTGCAAAATATGCTAAAAATCGCCGGTTTTAAGGGGCAAAAGAGTGAAAAGGTCGCGGTTTTGCGCCGCATAGTCGATCTAAAGGTTGAGCCGCTAGAAAATGAGCTAAAAAAACAAGGACGCGAGGAGGCCGAGATAGGGCGCATAAAAGACGAAGCTTTTGAGCTCGTGCGCGAGTTTTACGAGGCGTGCTTTGAAAAGCTTTTGGCGCGGATAAAAGAGGAAAAAATAATAGACGATTTTTACCTAGCGCTACTTAGCGGCATGCACGGCGCGGGGCTAGCGATGAACGCGTGGCAAAGCGCGTGGGACAGGCAAATCCTGCAAACTACGAATAAAGAATTTGAAGCTAAATTTGCAAGCATGGCCGATGCGATCAAATTTATCGACGAAAACGGCCTCTATCAAAAAGACGGCGACGAAAAGGGCGAGCGAAGCTACGGCGCGGTCCTAAAAAACGGCGAAAAATACGCCTTTGCGCCGTATGCAGCGGCCTTTGAAAACGAAGTAAAACGCGTGGCGGACGCGCTGGATGAGCTAATCAAAAATCTAAAAATGCTAGCTCTAAACGACGAGCAAAGAGCTTACGTGAGGTATTTTGAAAAGCTGAAGGCGGCGTTTTGCGAACAAGAAAACGACCGCGCGATCCCCGCGTGGCAGGATGCCGAGCGTGCGTGGATGAATGTAAAGGGCCCGCTACAGCCCGGCCATCCGCTCGAGTACTACGAGGATGCCTACACGCACGCCGTCGCGCTCGAGTGGGACGTGAGACTAGCGGGAGCCAGCGACTTTGACGAGGAGGAGTTTAAAAAGGGCGTCATCCGCGCCTACGAGCAAATTTGCCGCGAGTGCGGGATAGAGGACGCCCTGCTCGCGCGCCAAGTGACGCAAAACGTCGCTAGAACGCAGACATACATCAGCGTGCCGATGATCTACTACGGCGCCGAGCTAAACGGGCTTTTCTCCGCACAGGTCGTGCCAAACGACGAGACCGTGAGCAAGGAGCGCGGCAAAAAGATATTCGCCTTCGTGGAGCACGTTTACGAGAGCGCCAAGGCGCGGCCGTTTATGAAGCTTAGCGGGGAGATTTTTTCGCGCGAGTTTTTGGACTACGGGCGCGAAATTTTATTTAAAAAGCCGCAAATTTGGAAAAAAACCTACGAGATCTCCACGATCGGCCACGAGTTTGGGCACATACTTTTCGTCGGCACCGACACGGAAAAGGCGATGAACGCGGACGGCGAGTTTAAATTTATCGAGGAGTACAAGGCGACTACTGGCGGGCTCGTAAATTTCTTTATCGGCGGCGACGCGAGCTACGAGATGAGCGTATTTCACGAGCTGATCGCCCGTGCGGTCGGACTTATCGCGTGGCGCGAGGTCGATGAGGTGCGCGCGTACTACTGCGAGGGGCTCATCCATCTTAGCTTGCTGTTTGACTCGGGCGCGCTTAGCTTTGCGGACAGCGCTTTGGTCGTCAAATTTGACCGCGAACACTATGCTAAATTTAAAGAAATTTGCCTCGCAAACTACAAAAATTTGGCGCTTCACTACGCAAGGCGCGCTCCGGCGGGCGAGTTTTTGGCGAAATTTTGCGATAAAGAGGGTAAAAGCTATCTGCCTAAACACGCGCAGGCAAGGGCCTTTGTAGAGCATTACTACGCCCGCTACAAGGCTATCGGAAACGAACTTGACGAGAGCGGCGAATGGGAAAAATGGCAAGCGGGAGAGAGATAG